From the Maioricimonas rarisocia genome, one window contains:
- a CDS encoding RHS repeat-associated core domain-containing protein yields MYQQQSAAVQGMIAFRYPSGSLSGPAGYAAHVEATGNLSVPISLPPTVFSTLPPRLVYNSRAANDAIQFGHGLADSYNPTVTMLSGTSARLVTGQGTQRTYDDKDGSNRYAAPGNVTNALEENSGGGWTETQPNGFQRIYDTSGALARMQSPSGDRWTILKAGDLLSSVVDPYGQRLTYTYDGSDHLKAMIDPGGRRTTFTMDGHSNLTGVQSPDGQRITMVYDADHRLTAFVNPEGARMTHTFDAVGRVRTVRSPLGDVTTYTYGAHNSVTDPLGHVTTVVFDGNRPTALVTPLGVRGTYVWDADGRVQAQIDGNGARTTLVYTTLNNRTSGVQAIIDPLGERTTVLYDASDRLRAFVEPGGQRSTWIWDGSGNRTAVLDALGHRFTTLYNPHGQVTAAVSPGGQRNTFVYDGSGTLVASLDGDARRTTYLYDANGRQVAQVNPLGHRATFLRDPLGRPLATINPRGERTTSVYDNAGTRIASINPLGERTSLVYNADGQMIAQIDPLGHRTSFAYDAAGHRIRTETPLGQLTTTVYDAAGRTIARINPLGNRTTLAYDAAGLRVTTEDPAGNLTTILYDAAARTVASIDPFAARTSFAYDANGRPIRSEDPLGQITTMVYDAVGHRTADVNPLDHRTTSVYDTAGRPVASVDPLGHRSSTVYDVAGQPVASVNPLGERTTTVYDAAGQAIARVDPLGNRSTSVYDAAGRNVARVNASGNRTTNVYDANGQIVAEIDPLGSRTTTLYDNAGRDIATVNSLGNRTTTVYNAANAVIATVAPLGERTTTTYNEAGQQVASITPLGNRTTTLYDSADRPLTQIDPLGDRTTSVYDRTRLIASIDGNGNRSTTVFDAAGQNIAQVNALGNRTTTVYDAASQPIALVDERSHRFSFIYDAAGDKTVQIDPLSRRQTFTYNADRTRQTRIDARGNRTTYLYDAGGNLTERQYPDGTRVTFSYDATGDRTMMANSTGRYTTTYDELSRRRSVSTPAGHVLTYSYDSLSRRVELHSPAGRFTYAYDANNRITLVRNPQEDRTSFSYDDASRRTVKKLANGTRASFTYDAANQVTRLANLKSDGTTISSFSYKYDQAGNRTDIAEADGSRVTYSYDATYRLTAEHRTGTSPYRNTYTYDPTSNRLLKNEDGARTTYAYDAANQLVTSLDSSGTTTYTFDVDGNQQLVVAPSGNRTTTTWDFENRTTLVELPDATRNTMLYEPEGLRVQLDDSTGTTKFVWDDQNYLIETDASDALVAAYTNEPRVYGDLISQYRKTNGVWLPSYHHYDALGSTHDLTDSSGSITDTYLYDAWGNIVSSTGMTVNPFRYVGRRGYYYDPDTRNSYIRARIYDPVNGRWMSVDPLGFADGLNLYRAYFIPNTVDPSGLHFTWEILVCGAAATSAGIIYTATVAACITCLIPGEGGGVGDVAECLACLGGVPGTILAIDAAIDQCGCSPQTRDKLERWRREIKDLQKKVRELLDNIGL; encoded by the coding sequence ATGTACCAGCAGCAGAGTGCGGCCGTCCAGGGGATGATCGCGTTTCGTTATCCGTCCGGAAGCCTCAGCGGACCAGCCGGCTACGCGGCTCACGTCGAAGCGACGGGCAACCTGTCGGTTCCGATCTCGCTGCCGCCGACCGTTTTTTCGACGCTGCCTCCGCGGCTGGTCTACAACTCCCGGGCGGCCAATGATGCGATCCAGTTCGGGCATGGTCTCGCTGACTCGTACAACCCCACCGTGACCATGCTCAGTGGAACCAGCGCGCGGCTGGTCACCGGCCAGGGCACGCAGCGAACCTACGACGACAAGGATGGGAGCAACCGCTACGCCGCTCCCGGAAACGTAACCAACGCCCTCGAAGAGAACAGCGGTGGCGGCTGGACGGAAACGCAGCCCAACGGTTTCCAGCGGATCTACGACACGTCCGGCGCCCTGGCCCGCATGCAGAGTCCGTCCGGAGACCGCTGGACAATCCTCAAGGCAGGCGATCTGCTCAGCAGCGTCGTCGATCCCTACGGCCAGCGGCTGACCTACACCTACGACGGGTCCGACCACCTCAAAGCGATGATCGACCCGGGGGGTCGCCGCACGACCTTCACCATGGACGGTCACAGCAACCTCACGGGCGTTCAGTCTCCGGACGGACAGCGGATCACGATGGTCTACGACGCCGACCATCGGTTGACGGCGTTCGTCAACCCCGAGGGCGCGCGAATGACGCACACGTTCGACGCGGTGGGCCGTGTCCGGACAGTCCGCAGTCCCCTGGGGGACGTGACCACCTACACATACGGGGCCCACAACAGTGTCACCGATCCACTCGGCCACGTCACTACGGTCGTCTTCGATGGGAACCGGCCCACCGCTCTCGTGACGCCGCTCGGGGTTCGGGGAACCTACGTCTGGGATGCCGACGGGCGGGTCCAGGCGCAGATCGATGGCAACGGAGCACGGACGACGCTTGTCTACACGACGCTCAACAACCGGACGTCCGGTGTTCAGGCGATCATCGATCCGCTCGGAGAACGAACCACCGTCCTGTACGATGCCAGCGACCGCCTGCGGGCGTTCGTCGAACCGGGGGGACAGCGGAGCACATGGATCTGGGACGGGAGCGGGAACCGCACGGCCGTTCTGGACGCCCTGGGGCACCGCTTCACCACGCTCTACAATCCGCACGGTCAGGTGACGGCCGCGGTTTCCCCCGGTGGCCAGCGGAACACGTTCGTCTACGACGGTTCCGGCACGCTCGTCGCCTCCCTCGACGGTGATGCCCGCCGCACCACCTACCTCTACGACGCCAACGGGCGGCAGGTGGCCCAGGTCAACCCCCTCGGCCACCGGGCCACCTTCCTCCGCGATCCGCTCGGGCGTCCGCTGGCGACCATCAATCCTCGCGGCGAACGCACCACCAGCGTCTACGACAACGCCGGCACCCGTATCGCGAGCATCAATCCGCTTGGCGAGCGTACGAGTCTGGTCTACAACGCCGACGGCCAGATGATCGCCCAGATCGATCCGCTCGGCCACCGCACCAGCTTTGCCTACGATGCCGCCGGGCATCGTATCCGCACCGAGACCCCGCTCGGTCAGCTCACCACCACCGTCTACGATGCGGCCGGACGGACAATCGCCCGCATCAACCCGCTCGGGAATCGCACCACGCTGGCGTACGACGCCGCGGGCCTTCGCGTGACGACCGAGGACCCTGCCGGGAATCTGACCACGATCCTGTATGATGCGGCGGCCCGCACCGTCGCTTCCATCGATCCGTTCGCCGCACGCACGTCGTTCGCCTACGATGCCAATGGCCGGCCGATCCGTAGCGAAGACCCGCTGGGCCAGATCACGACCATGGTGTACGACGCGGTTGGCCACCGCACGGCGGACGTCAATCCGCTGGATCACCGCACGACCAGCGTCTACGACACCGCCGGCCGCCCCGTTGCCAGTGTCGATCCGCTGGGTCACCGGTCATCGACCGTCTACGACGTTGCCGGACAGCCGGTCGCCTCTGTCAATCCGCTCGGCGAGCGTACCACAACGGTGTACGATGCAGCCGGTCAGGCCATTGCCCGGGTCGACCCGCTGGGGAACCGCAGCACGTCCGTCTACGACGCCGCCGGACGCAACGTCGCGCGGGTGAACGCCTCAGGCAATCGGACCACGAACGTCTACGATGCCAACGGTCAGATCGTCGCCGAGATCGATCCGTTGGGAAGCCGCACCACCACTCTGTACGACAACGCCGGACGGGACATTGCCACGGTCAATTCCCTGGGGAACCGCACCACGACCGTTTACAACGCGGCCAACGCCGTGATCGCCACCGTAGCGCCATTGGGCGAGCGGACGACGACCACTTACAATGAAGCTGGACAACAGGTAGCCAGCATCACCCCCCTCGGAAACCGGACGACCACCCTTTACGATTCAGCTGATCGCCCTCTGACGCAGATCGATCCCCTGGGCGACCGGACAACGTCCGTTTACGACCGGACTCGTCTCATCGCTTCGATTGACGGCAACGGCAATCGCAGCACGACCGTGTTCGATGCCGCCGGGCAGAACATCGCTCAGGTCAATGCCTTGGGGAATCGGACCACCACCGTCTACGATGCCGCCAGCCAACCCATCGCGCTGGTCGATGAACGATCCCACCGGTTCTCGTTCATTTACGATGCAGCCGGGGACAAGACCGTCCAGATTGATCCCCTCTCGCGCCGGCAGACCTTCACCTACAACGCCGACCGCACCCGCCAGACCCGCATCGACGCCCGCGGCAACCGCACCACGTACCTCTACGATGCCGGCGGAAATCTGACGGAAAGGCAATATCCGGATGGCACGCGGGTCACGTTTTCGTACGATGCTACCGGAGATCGCACGATGATGGCCAACTCCACAGGCCGGTACACCACCACGTACGATGAGCTCTCTCGTCGGCGATCGGTCTCCACACCGGCCGGCCACGTGCTGACGTATTCGTACGATTCCCTCTCCCGCCGCGTGGAGCTCCATTCGCCCGCCGGCCGGTTCACGTATGCCTACGATGCCAACAACCGCATCACGCTCGTCCGTAACCCGCAGGAGGACCGCACCAGTTTCTCTTACGATGATGCCAGCCGCAGGACAGTCAAGAAGCTGGCCAACGGCACACGGGCTTCGTTCACGTACGATGCCGCCAACCAAGTCACCCGTTTGGCGAACCTGAAATCGGACGGGACCACAATCTCCAGCTTCAGTTACAAGTACGACCAGGCGGGGAACCGCACCGACATCGCGGAGGCGGATGGCTCCCGCGTGACCTACTCGTACGATGCCACGTACCGACTCACCGCCGAACACCGCACCGGTACCAGCCCCTACCGCAATACGTACACGTACGACCCCACCAGCAACCGACTCCTCAAGAACGAAGATGGAGCGCGAACAACCTACGCCTACGATGCCGCCAATCAACTGGTGACCAGTCTCGATTCATCCGGCACAACGACGTACACGTTTGATGTTGACGGCAATCAGCAACTGGTCGTCGCCCCCTCAGGCAACCGCACCACGACCACGTGGGACTTCGAGAACCGCACGACGTTGGTGGAGCTTCCGGACGCCACCCGCAACACGATGCTCTACGAGCCAGAAGGCTTGCGAGTGCAACTCGATGACTCCACCGGCACCACAAAGTTCGTGTGGGACGACCAGAACTACCTGATCGAGACCGATGCCTCCGACGCCCTTGTGGCCGCGTACACGAATGAACCCCGGGTCTACGGCGACCTGATCTCCCAATACCGCAAGACCAACGGCGTCTGGCTCCCCAGCTACCACCACTATGACGCTTTAGGCTCGACACACGACCTGACCGACTCGTCAGGGAGCATCACAGACACCTACCTGTACGACGCCTGGGGCAACATCGTCTCATCGACCGGAATGACAGTGAACCCATTCCGATACGTTGGGCGACGTGGGTACTACTACGACCCCGACACCCGGAACTCGTACATTCGGGCAAGAATCTATGATCCCGTGAACGGACGGTGGATGAGCGTTGATCCACTGGGCTTCGCAGATGGATTGAACCTGTATCGAGCTTACTTTATTCCAAACACAGTCGATCCGAGTGGGCTTCATTTTACCTGGGAGATTCTTGTTTGTGGCGCAGCTGCCACATCGGCCGGCATTATATACACGGCGACAGTTGCCGCTTGTATTACGTGTCTCATCCCCGGCGAAGGCGGAGGAGTTGGAGATGTCGCCGAGTGTCTTGCATGCCTCGGAGGCGTCCCCGGAACGATCTTGGCCATTGATGCAGCAATTGACCAATGTGGATGCAGTCCCCAGACGAGGGATAAACTTGAAAGATGGCGCCGCGAAATCAAGGACCTACAAAAGAAAGTCCGGGAGCTTCTTGATAACATTGGCCTATGA
- a CDS encoding glycosyltransferase family 4 protein, with protein MSTRHEPYARIRRLALRGHFAMAQELLEQLVEEAPSVGATAAVARNDLAVLAALQGDVAGARRQLVSVVSDHPAAVAALENLQLLMGQQEPNELADRSSFRTRVAVVSMLFNWPSTGGGTVHTKELCQFLAGAGYEVLHIIAHHASWGVGQLQSDLGYPHEVLPFADRDWTAQTIRTRFRDAVDQFEPDAVIVTDSWNTKPLLCEAVSSHRYFVRIAALEAICPLNNVRLLFDEQGEFRQCDQNQLAAPGKCRRCVERSGHFSGQLHRAERALAGFEDAEYGQRLREAFERAAGVLVVNPSIADLVRPFAPAVHVIPSGFDDRRFPPPSPSLPAHADGTTRILFAGLPDEPMKGFAVLDQAATRLWEQRQDFEVVVTASPPASINPWLRYVGWQTQKQLPFLMQATDLLVFPTVAQEALGRSAVEAMACSRPVVASRIGGLSWVVEDERTGLLFAPGDVAGLCRQLERLLDDRELRGRLGAAGRAKFEKAFTWESVIQQQYMPLLGEPARKTN; from the coding sequence ATGTCGACGCGGCATGAGCCGTACGCCCGGATTCGGCGACTGGCTCTGCGCGGGCACTTCGCAATGGCGCAAGAGCTCCTCGAGCAACTCGTGGAGGAGGCCCCGTCTGTCGGAGCGACCGCGGCCGTTGCTCGCAATGACCTGGCGGTTCTTGCCGCCCTTCAGGGGGACGTCGCAGGGGCCCGCCGTCAACTGGTGTCCGTGGTGAGCGACCATCCGGCCGCCGTCGCGGCTCTCGAGAATCTGCAGTTGCTGATGGGGCAACAGGAACCGAATGAGCTGGCAGACCGATCGTCCTTCCGCACCCGCGTCGCCGTTGTGAGCATGCTCTTCAATTGGCCTTCGACCGGTGGCGGAACAGTCCACACGAAGGAGCTGTGTCAGTTTCTGGCAGGAGCCGGCTACGAGGTTCTCCACATCATCGCCCATCATGCCTCGTGGGGCGTCGGGCAGCTGCAGTCCGATCTGGGCTATCCCCATGAGGTGTTGCCGTTTGCAGACCGTGACTGGACGGCTCAGACGATTCGGACGCGTTTTCGGGATGCGGTGGACCAGTTCGAGCCGGACGCCGTCATCGTCACCGACAGCTGGAACACGAAACCGCTTCTCTGTGAGGCCGTCAGCAGTCATCGATACTTTGTCCGCATTGCCGCCCTCGAGGCCATCTGCCCTCTCAACAATGTGCGGCTGCTGTTCGATGAGCAGGGAGAATTTCGCCAGTGCGACCAGAATCAACTGGCGGCTCCCGGGAAGTGTCGGCGCTGTGTAGAGCGCAGTGGACACTTCAGCGGTCAGCTCCACCGGGCCGAGCGGGCGCTGGCGGGTTTCGAAGACGCCGAGTATGGACAGCGCCTGAGAGAAGCGTTCGAACGGGCGGCGGGAGTGCTCGTCGTCAACCCGTCCATCGCAGACCTGGTGCGTCCCTTCGCGCCCGCTGTCCACGTCATTCCCAGCGGATTCGACGACCGGCGCTTCCCGCCGCCCTCCCCATCGCTCCCCGCCCATGCCGACGGCACGACACGGATCCTGTTCGCGGGACTGCCCGACGAGCCCATGAAGGGGTTTGCGGTGCTGGACCAGGCAGCGACCCGCCTCTGGGAACAGCGGCAGGATTTCGAGGTGGTCGTCACTGCATCTCCGCCAGCCAGCATCAATCCATGGTTGCGTTACGTCGGATGGCAGACGCAGAAGCAACTTCCATTCCTGATGCAGGCAACCGACCTCCTCGTCTTCCCGACAGTCGCCCAGGAAGCGCTGGGACGAAGTGCGGTCGAGGCGATGGCCTGCAGCCGCCCTGTTGTGGCCAGCAGGATCGGCGGCCTCTCCTGGGTGGTCGAGGACGAGCGAACCGGGCTGCTGTTTGCTCCCGGAGATGTTGCGGGACTGTGCCGGCAACTGGAGCGGTTGCTGGACGACCGGGAGCTTCGCGGGCGCTTGGGAGCAGCAGGTCGCGCCAAGTTTGAGAAAGCTTTCACCTGGGAATCGGTCATCCAGCAGCAATACATGCCGTTGCTCGGCGAACCGGCCCGAAAGACCAACTGA
- a CDS encoding glycosyltransferase, whose product MQRVAVIFDNRQRPETTGLYVRRALGDLVRRGDLAEIEHLLPSELDSVSSDRFDLFLYVDDGLQDAIPERLRPAAWWAIDTHLGFDRCLRIARQADWTFSAQQNGAEQLAQSGIPRVQWLPLACDPELHARHSLSKRHEICFVGNLVGAERQRLVRLLQQNVPDMLVGQRYFEQMAAVYSASRIVFNRSIRDDLNMRVFEALCSGSLLLTNQLDENGLPRLFRDGVHLATYTDDAELLDKLRFYLANESERERIAENGRQEVLSCHTYRHRIETLLDVVRASHRSTRRTVRASKAPGYFDHVRPDVLQLIPTSARKILDIGCGSGRLGEALRDRQECRVEGIECDARAVASASQRLDAVHSGDIERDVFPFTDATFDCVVLADVLEHLREPVAVLGQVRRWLAPDGCLVTSVPNVRNHTVVQSLLAGNWTYESAGLLDHDHVRFFTRREIEKLLFRSGFDVESLQMVPGEGFAEWESSGRPEQITVGGLQIRAATATDAAEFFAYQYLASARPRQATAPGLTSIVIVTHGQVELTRACVDSIRLRTDEPYELIFVDNASPDGTVPFLRSIEAATVIENGNNRGFPAAVNQGIAAATGRNILLLNNDTVVTTGWLGRMLETLYADAATGLVGPVSNNVSGEQQVPVGYHQMAELDGWAWDWSQAHRGDVVATDRLVGFCLLFRRELVDRIGVLDERFGIGCFEDDDFCRRARAAGFQAVIDRSGFVHHVGSATFRAAGIDFATLMRNNEQEYRNKWSGDSARTEPPLPPAASPARTPRPDYIIDDRSDREDGLRLRPNTVRVSACLIVRDNESTIRPCLESLRPWVDEIVVVDTGSQDATIRLCEQLGARVFEWAWRDDFAAARNVSIERARGEWIFWMDSDDTIPEACGQQLRQLADGEHPANILGYVMQVHCPGDEPHDLTIVDHVKLFRNRPDLRFEFRIHEQILPAIRRAGGDVAFTDIHVVHSGSDRSPEGRQRKLKRDFHLLHLELRDRPDHPFVLFNLGMTHADAGEHVRATECLARCLDVSAPGESHVRKAFALAVGSLATLERFEAADAMCRRGLRQFPDDKELLFRQAMLQHEAGQLEQAAATYRRLLEERTDRHFASVDPGITGYKARHNLAVICETIGQWSQAREQWEHIVAESPDYRPGWKGLVAFHMQHGDEENGRKIISELQRDTDLCVIGHILATEYAQRHHDAETSLASLKSVLQRVPHDYDAHDAYCRILFEAGRFTEAVPALCALARIKPADAAVHHNLAVAYAELGALGPALASCRRSLDLRPESPSTRHLFDRLRAEPHLPAEDTSHRVEVIAANPGLST is encoded by the coding sequence ATGCAGCGAGTCGCCGTGATCTTCGACAACAGGCAGCGTCCCGAGACGACCGGACTGTACGTCCGGCGAGCGCTGGGGGATCTGGTGCGACGAGGAGATCTCGCCGAGATCGAACACCTGCTCCCTTCCGAACTGGACTCCGTTTCGTCAGACCGTTTCGATCTGTTTCTCTATGTCGATGATGGCCTGCAGGACGCCATCCCCGAGCGATTGCGCCCTGCCGCCTGGTGGGCAATCGATACCCACCTCGGCTTTGACCGCTGCCTGCGGATTGCGCGGCAGGCAGACTGGACATTCTCGGCGCAGCAGAACGGCGCGGAGCAGCTCGCACAGTCCGGCATCCCTCGCGTCCAGTGGCTGCCTCTGGCCTGCGATCCCGAGCTGCATGCCCGGCACTCACTATCGAAGCGTCACGAGATCTGCTTCGTCGGAAATCTTGTGGGGGCGGAACGACAGCGGCTGGTCCGACTGCTTCAGCAGAACGTCCCCGACATGCTCGTCGGACAACGATACTTTGAACAGATGGCGGCGGTGTATTCGGCATCGCGGATCGTCTTTAACCGGAGTATCCGCGACGACCTGAACATGCGGGTCTTCGAGGCTCTATGCAGCGGATCACTGTTGCTGACGAACCAACTGGACGAAAACGGATTGCCGCGACTATTCCGTGACGGTGTCCACCTTGCCACCTACACGGACGACGCAGAACTCCTCGACAAGCTGCGGTTCTACCTCGCGAACGAGTCAGAGCGGGAGAGAATCGCCGAAAATGGCCGACAGGAAGTGCTCTCCTGCCACACGTACCGTCATCGCATTGAGACGTTGCTGGATGTCGTCCGCGCGTCGCACCGAAGCACCCGCCGCACGGTCCGCGCCAGTAAGGCTCCGGGATACTTCGATCATGTGCGTCCTGATGTGTTGCAGCTGATTCCCACGTCTGCCCGAAAGATCCTCGATATTGGCTGTGGCAGCGGTCGGCTTGGCGAGGCGCTGCGAGACCGTCAGGAGTGCCGTGTGGAGGGGATCGAGTGTGATGCGCGAGCGGTCGCGTCCGCTTCGCAGCGGCTCGATGCTGTGCACTCAGGAGACATCGAACGAGACGTCTTTCCCTTCACAGATGCCACGTTCGACTGTGTCGTCCTGGCCGACGTGCTGGAACACCTCAGGGAGCCGGTTGCGGTCCTGGGCCAGGTCCGTCGCTGGCTGGCGCCCGATGGTTGCCTGGTGACAAGCGTGCCGAACGTTCGTAACCACACGGTCGTGCAATCGCTTCTGGCCGGGAACTGGACCTACGAGTCGGCCGGACTGCTTGATCACGACCACGTCCGGTTCTTCACCCGACGTGAGATCGAGAAACTGCTGTTTCGCAGTGGATTCGATGTCGAATCCCTGCAGATGGTCCCCGGGGAAGGGTTTGCCGAGTGGGAGAGTTCAGGGCGTCCCGAACAGATCACTGTCGGTGGCCTGCAGATCCGGGCCGCGACGGCTACGGACGCGGCGGAATTCTTCGCGTATCAGTATCTCGCCTCTGCCCGCCCCCGGCAGGCTACCGCCCCCGGACTGACTTCCATCGTCATCGTCACGCATGGACAGGTCGAACTGACACGGGCGTGCGTCGACAGCATCCGGCTCAGGACCGACGAGCCGTACGAGTTGATCTTTGTGGACAACGCTTCTCCGGACGGAACGGTTCCGTTTCTCCGATCGATCGAAGCCGCGACCGTGATCGAGAACGGGAACAACCGCGGTTTCCCGGCAGCCGTGAACCAGGGAATTGCGGCGGCAACCGGTCGGAACATCCTGTTGCTCAACAATGACACCGTCGTGACGACCGGCTGGCTGGGACGGATGCTGGAGACGCTGTATGCCGATGCGGCGACCGGACTGGTGGGACCTGTGTCGAACAATGTCAGCGGTGAGCAGCAGGTCCCCGTCGGTTACCACCAGATGGCTGAACTGGACGGATGGGCGTGGGACTGGTCGCAGGCGCATCGGGGGGATGTCGTAGCGACCGATCGCCTCGTGGGGTTCTGTCTTCTGTTTCGCAGGGAACTTGTCGACCGCATCGGAGTTCTCGATGAACGATTTGGAATCGGTTGCTTCGAAGACGACGACTTCTGTCGGCGAGCACGCGCGGCAGGCTTTCAGGCGGTCATTGACCGGAGCGGATTCGTCCATCATGTCGGGAGTGCAACGTTTCGGGCGGCAGGCATCGACTTTGCGACGCTGATGCGCAACAACGAACAGGAGTACCGAAACAAATGGTCTGGCGATTCCGCGCGTACTGAACCGCCGTTGCCGCCCGCAGCGTCCCCCGCGCGCACGCCACGCCCCGACTACATCATTGACGACCGTTCGGATCGCGAGGACGGGCTCCGACTCAGGCCCAATACTGTGCGGGTGTCTGCCTGCCTGATCGTGCGGGACAACGAGTCGACGATCCGCCCGTGCCTGGAATCGTTGCGGCCGTGGGTGGACGAGATCGTGGTCGTCGACACCGGTTCCCAGGACGCCACGATCCGTCTCTGCGAGCAGTTGGGGGCCCGCGTATTCGAGTGGGCCTGGCGCGATGACTTTGCTGCGGCCCGGAACGTGTCGATCGAGCGGGCCCGCGGCGAGTGGATCTTCTGGATGGATTCGGATGACACGATTCCTGAAGCGTGCGGCCAACAGCTCCGGCAACTTGCCGACGGCGAACATCCTGCGAACATCCTCGGTTACGTCATGCAGGTGCATTGTCCCGGAGACGAGCCGCACGATCTGACGATCGTCGACCATGTCAAACTCTTCCGTAACCGCCCTGACCTGCGGTTCGAGTTCCGCATCCACGAACAGATCCTCCCCGCCATCCGCCGCGCGGGGGGCGACGTCGCTTTCACCGACATCCATGTGGTTCACTCCGGCTCCGACCGCAGCCCGGAGGGAAGGCAACGCAAACTGAAACGCGACTTCCATCTGCTGCATCTCGAACTGCGTGACCGTCCCGACCATCCGTTCGTGCTCTTCAATCTCGGCATGACTCATGCCGACGCCGGAGAGCATGTCCGTGCCACCGAGTGCCTCGCGCGGTGTCTCGACGTTTCCGCTCCGGGCGAGTCACATGTGCGTAAAGCATTCGCCCTGGCCGTCGGCTCGCTGGCGACCCTTGAACGATTTGAAGCAGCAGACGCAATGTGCCGTCGTGGACTGCGGCAGTTCCCGGACGATAAGGAACTGCTGTTTCGTCAGGCGATGCTGCAACACGAGGCCGGACAGCTCGAGCAGGCGGCCGCAACGTACCGGCGTTTGCTGGAGGAACGGACCGACCGGCACTTCGCCAGCGTTGATCCCGGCATCACGGGCTACAAGGCCCGGCATAACCTGGCGGTCATCTGTGAAACGATCGGACAGTGGAGCCAGGCTCGCGAGCAGTGGGAACACATCGTTGCGGAGAGTCCCGACTACCGTCCCGGGTGGAAGGGGCTGGTTGCCTTTCACATGCAGCACGGCGACGAAGAGAACGGGCGGAAGATCATCTCCGAGCTCCAGCGCGACACCGATCTCTGCGTCATCGGCCATATCCTGGCGACAGAGTACGCTCAACGGCACCACGATGCCGAGACGTCTCTGGCATCGTTGAAGAGTGTGCTGCAACGAGTTCCCCACGACTACGATGCCCACGATGCCTACTGCCGTATCCTGTTTGAGGCCGGCCGGTTCACCGAGGCGGTGCCTGCGCTCTGCGCTCTGGCTCGGATCAAGCCCGCTGATGCCGCCGTTCACCACAATCTTGCGGTCGCCTACGCGGAACTCGGAGCGCTTGGACCGGCTCTGGCCTCATGCCGGCGTTCCCTCGACTTGCGGCCGGAGTCACCATCGACCCGTCACCTTTTTGACCGCCTGAGAGCCGAGCCACATCTTCCCGCCGAAGACACTTCGCACCGAGTTGAGGTGATAGCGGCGAATCCTGGACTCTCAACATGA
- a CDS encoding glycosyltransferase family 2 protein yields the protein MWERGLGPGQHQQRPHQTAPLRGCAIHERPWEGSARPKPWQYRVTAAIPVLDTPDLLEVVIDILRLQTMRPFIIVVDTGSTPEHLSRIESLRSSDVEVHSLRLNGVRHPSDFPAMAMDLAFAVCRTRFLFATHADCFLRKRTLLSEMVELCESTSPVVGYELSPRKHKDWKGMVGHTCTMVDMASMDEIGAGWSLRRLARRYGVEAYHPDPRRPNWPDTELLLNYLLRENGITPHLIGHEENHIRNRDDNIDHCRSLTSGLLYNDTYYQTALGWAEQAMEEARSRIEEWRNETSPRESTGRTAVRNGRAVSEPAEPPSPLASSPEQ from the coding sequence ATGTGGGAGCGAGGGCTTGGACCTGGCCAGCATCAGCAGCGACCGCATCAAACGGCGCCGCTGCGTGGCTGCGCGATTCACGAGCGACCATGGGAGGGGAGCGCCAGGCCCAAGCCCTGGCAGTACCGCGTTACAGCGGCTATCCCGGTTCTCGACACACCGGACCTGCTGGAAGTCGTCATCGACATCCTGCGACTTCAGACCATGCGTCCCTTCATCATCGTTGTTGATACCGGAAGTACTCCCGAACACCTCTCCCGCATCGAGTCGCTTCGATCCAGTGACGTTGAAGTGCATAGCCTTCGGCTCAATGGCGTTCGGCACCCATCGGATTTTCCCGCGATGGCGATGGACCTGGCGTTCGCGGTCTGCAGGACGCGGTTCTTGTTTGCCACTCACGCCGACTGCTTTCTGCGCAAGCGGACACTGCTCTCCGAAATGGTCGAACTCTGCGAGTCGACCTCTCCCGTTGTGGGCTACGAACTCTCTCCACGCAAGCACAAGGATTGGAAGGGGATGGTCGGACACACCTGCACAATGGTCGATATGGCTTCCATGGATGAGATCGGAGCAGGATGGTCGCTCCGGCGGCTCGCACGACGGTATGGCGTGGAGGCCTATCACCCCGACCCCAGACGACCCAACTGGCCCGATACCGAGTTGCTGCTCAATTATCTGTTGCGGGAGAACGGCATCACGCCACATCTCATTGGCCATGAGGAAAACCACATCCGCAATCGTGACGACAACATCGATCACTGTCGCTCGCTAACGTCCGGCCTGCTCTACAACGACACCTACTACCAGACGGCGCTGGGATGGGCCGAACAGGCCATGGAGGAAGCCCGGAGCCGGATTGAGGAATGGCGAAACGAGACGTCTCCCCGCGAATCGACCGGAAGAACCGCGGTCAGAAACGGCCGAGCTGTCTCTGAACCAGCGGAGCCGCCGAGCCCTCTCGCAAGTTCACCGGAACAATGA